A window from Onychostoma macrolepis isolate SWU-2019 chromosome 07, ASM1243209v1, whole genome shotgun sequence encodes these proteins:
- the rps13 gene encoding 40S ribosomal protein S13 encodes MGRMHAPGKGLSQSALPYRRSVPTWLKLTSDDVKEQIFKLAKKGLTPSQIGVILRDSHGVAQVRFVTGNKILRILKSKGLAPDLPEDLYHLIKKAVAVRKHLERNRKDKDAKFRLILVESRIHRLARYYKTKRVLAPNWKYESSTASALVA; translated from the exons ATGGGTCGTATGCACGCTCCTgg CAAGGGTTTGTCCCAGTCGGCGCTGCCCTATAGGCGAAGTGTCCCCACA TGGCTCAAGCTGACATCCGATGATGTTAAAGAGCAAATCTTCAAACTGGCCAAGAAGGGTCTGACTCCCTCACAGATTG GTGTGATCCTGAGGGATTCCCATGGTGTTGCTCAGGTGCGTTTTGTCACTGGCAATAAGATCCTTAGGATCCTGAAGTCCAAAGGTCTGGCCCCTGACCTGCCTGAGGATCTCTACCACCTTATCAAGAAGGCTGTCGCTGTGAGGAAGCACTTGGAAAGGAACAGAAAG GACAAGGATGCTAAGTTCCGCTTGATTCTGGTTGAGAGCAGAATCCACAGGCTTGCCCGTTACTACAAGACCAAGAGAGTACTTGCCCCCAACTGGAAGTA CGAATCCTCCACAGCTTCTGCACTGGTGGCATAA
- the nucb2a gene encoding nucleobindin-2a isoform X2 codes for MSYLKGLLTSCLVLASVMSWAKAVPISIDKTKVKLPEETVKEPPQNVDTGLHYDRYLREVIDFLEKDQHFREKLHNTDMEDIKQGKLAKELDFVSHHVRTKLDELKRQEVSRLRTLIKAKQDIEGGNDIAVDHQALLKQFEYLNHMNPHTFEVEDLDRLIKSATKDLENYDKERHEEFKKYEMMKEHERREHLKTLDEEGRRKEEEHYEEMKKKHADHPKVNHPGSKDQLKEVWEEADGLDPEDFDPKTFFNLHDTNGDGFFDEQELEALFTKELEKIYDPTNEEDDMVEMEEERLRMREHVMNEVDSNKDRLVSLDEFLVATRKKEFLEPDSWETLEQNQAYTEEEMREFEEQLVKQEEDLNLKAADLRKQREDLERQQEQLNAQKIELQQAVEHMERLKTQKVPPPPEMQ; via the exons ATGTCCTATTTAAAGGGGCTCCTCACCAGCTGCCTTGTGTTGGCGAGTGTGATGTCCTGGGCCAAGGCAGTGCCAATAAGCATAGATAAAACTAAAGTGAAGCTCCCAGAGGAAACGGTCAAAGAGCCTCCCCAGAATGTG gACACTGGACTACATTATGACCGCTATCTCAGGGAAGTTATCGATTTCCTTGAAAAAGATCAACATTTTAGAGAAAAGCTTCACAACACAGACATGGAAGATATAAAG CAAGGGAAGTTGGCTAAAGAACTTGACTTTGTCAGCCACCATGTGAGAACCAAGCTGGATGAACTTAAAAGGCAAGAGGTCAGCCGTCTGAGAACCCTGATCAAAGCTAAGCAAGATATTGAAGGAGGGAATG ATATTGCAGTAGATCACCAGGCATTACTCAAACAGTTTGAATATCTGAACCATATGAACCCACACACATTTGAGGTTGAGGATCTGGACAGACTCATCAAATCG GCAACAAAAGATCTGGAGAACTACGACAAGGAACGGCATGAAGAATTTAAAAAGTACGAGATGATGAAAGAGCATGAGAGACGGGAACACCTGAAGACACTCGACGAGGAGGGCAGGAGAAAAGAAGAGGAACACTATGAGGAGATGAAGAAGAAACATGCTGATCACCCTAAAGTCAATCACCCC GGTAGCAAAGATCAGCTCAAAGAAGTGTGGGAAGAGGCTGATGGCCTTGACCCTGAAGACTTTGACCCCAAAACATTCTTCAATCTGCatg ACACAAACGGAGATGGCTTCTTTGATGAACAAGAGCTGGAAGCCCTGTTCACGAAAGAG ctggAGAAGATCTATGATCCAACTAATGAAGAGGATGACATGGTTGAAATGGAGGAGGAGAGGCTGCGAATGAGAGAACATGTCATGAACGAG GTTGACTCTAATAAAGACAGACTGGTGTCCTTGGATGAGTTTCTGGTTGCCACAAGGAAAAAAGAGTTTCTTGAACCAGACAGCTGGGAA ACTCTAGAACAGAACCAGGCATATACTGAAGAAGAGATGAGAGAGTTTGAGGAGCAGTTGGTCAAGCAGGAGGAAGACTTAAATCTGAAAGCGGCTGACCTTCGGAAGCAGAGAGAGGATCTGGAGCGACAGCAGGAGCAGCTCAATGCTCAGAAAATAGAACTGCAGCAG GCTGTGGAGCATATGGAGCGGTTAAAAACACAGAAGGTTCCACCTCCACCTGAGATGCAAT AA
- the nucb2a gene encoding nucleobindin-2a isoform X1 has translation MSYLKGLLTSCLVLASVMSWAKAVPISIDKTKVKLPEETVKEPPQNVDTGLHYDRYLREVIDFLEKDQHFREKLHNTDMEDIKQGKLAKELDFVSHHVRTKLDELKRQEVSRLRTLIKAKQDIEGGNDIAVDHQALLKQFEYLNHMNPHTFEVEDLDRLIKSATKDLENYDKERHEEFKKYEMMKEHERREHLKTLDEEGRRKEEEHYEEMKKKHADHPKVNHPGSKDQLKEVWEEADGLDPEDFDPKTFFNLHDTNGDGFFDEQELEALFTKELEKIYDPTNEEDDMVEMEEERLRMREHVMNEVDSNKDRLVSLDEFLVATRKKEFLEPDSWETLEQNQAYTEEEMREFEEQLVKQEEDLNLKAADLRKQREDLERQQEQLNAQKIELQQAVEHMERLKTQKVPPPPEMQLEGNAIPESLGHDQPPEHQPLPPGHQDIPLEQQQQQHDVPQNQQDLGQEHQNIPQENQPLPPGHNSPHHDSPQMPLDHNNVP, from the exons ATGTCCTATTTAAAGGGGCTCCTCACCAGCTGCCTTGTGTTGGCGAGTGTGATGTCCTGGGCCAAGGCAGTGCCAATAAGCATAGATAAAACTAAAGTGAAGCTCCCAGAGGAAACGGTCAAAGAGCCTCCCCAGAATGTG gACACTGGACTACATTATGACCGCTATCTCAGGGAAGTTATCGATTTCCTTGAAAAAGATCAACATTTTAGAGAAAAGCTTCACAACACAGACATGGAAGATATAAAG CAAGGGAAGTTGGCTAAAGAACTTGACTTTGTCAGCCACCATGTGAGAACCAAGCTGGATGAACTTAAAAGGCAAGAGGTCAGCCGTCTGAGAACCCTGATCAAAGCTAAGCAAGATATTGAAGGAGGGAATG ATATTGCAGTAGATCACCAGGCATTACTCAAACAGTTTGAATATCTGAACCATATGAACCCACACACATTTGAGGTTGAGGATCTGGACAGACTCATCAAATCG GCAACAAAAGATCTGGAGAACTACGACAAGGAACGGCATGAAGAATTTAAAAAGTACGAGATGATGAAAGAGCATGAGAGACGGGAACACCTGAAGACACTCGACGAGGAGGGCAGGAGAAAAGAAGAGGAACACTATGAGGAGATGAAGAAGAAACATGCTGATCACCCTAAAGTCAATCACCCC GGTAGCAAAGATCAGCTCAAAGAAGTGTGGGAAGAGGCTGATGGCCTTGACCCTGAAGACTTTGACCCCAAAACATTCTTCAATCTGCatg ACACAAACGGAGATGGCTTCTTTGATGAACAAGAGCTGGAAGCCCTGTTCACGAAAGAG ctggAGAAGATCTATGATCCAACTAATGAAGAGGATGACATGGTTGAAATGGAGGAGGAGAGGCTGCGAATGAGAGAACATGTCATGAACGAG GTTGACTCTAATAAAGACAGACTGGTGTCCTTGGATGAGTTTCTGGTTGCCACAAGGAAAAAAGAGTTTCTTGAACCAGACAGCTGGGAA ACTCTAGAACAGAACCAGGCATATACTGAAGAAGAGATGAGAGAGTTTGAGGAGCAGTTGGTCAAGCAGGAGGAAGACTTAAATCTGAAAGCGGCTGACCTTCGGAAGCAGAGAGAGGATCTGGAGCGACAGCAGGAGCAGCTCAATGCTCAGAAAATAGAACTGCAGCAG GCTGTGGAGCATATGGAGCGGTTAAAAACACAGAAGGTTCCACCTCCACCTGAGATGCAAT TGGAAGGGAATGCTATCCCTGAGTCACTAGGACATGATCAGCCTCCTGAGCACCAGCCTCTGCCCCCAGGACACCAAGATATCCCTctagaacaacaacaacaacaacatgatgTACCCCAAAATCAGCAGGATCTAGGACAGGAACACCAAAATATACCCCAAGAAAACCAGCCACTGCCTCCAGGACACAACAGTCCACACCACGATTCTCCACAGATGCCCCTCGACCACAACAATGTGCCATAG